The following coding sequences lie in one Rickettsiella endosymbiont of Rhagonycha lignosa genomic window:
- a CDS encoding DEAD/DEAH box helicase: protein MNFTEFNLNAQILSGIQAEGYETATPIQAKAIPAILQGRDVVGLAQTGTGKTAAFALPLLQRLMDGPKGQLRGLILAPTRELADQICVAINKLGAKTGLRCATIYGGNVKSYAEQYRTLRGGIDIVVACPGRLLDLLQGGKTNKTKRAQVNLNHIEIVVLDEADHMFDLGFREPIYDILKYLPKQRQNLLFSATMSSDIRLLADKVLNNPVSIKIGESAPANTVTQTLYPVPEALKTDLLETILLNNSTVESAIIFTRTKQRAKRLAEHLTHLGYKATSFQGNLSQSKRKIALGKFRHGELKFLVATDIAARGIDIDHISHVINFDMPNTAIDYTHRIGRTGRASKLGAAFSLITNGDRRQIRSIEHLLKKRLEECIIPEFDYKAKAKAPAELTKADRPRQFSYAQQNSAHRKPKSRSHPKSFAGNRRKKATD from the coding sequence GTGAACTTTACAGAATTTAACTTAAATGCCCAAATTTTATCCGGAATTCAAGCCGAAGGTTACGAAACCGCCACACCTATCCAAGCCAAAGCCATACCGGCTATCTTGCAAGGTCGAGATGTCGTTGGCTTAGCCCAGACCGGAACCGGTAAAACTGCCGCTTTTGCCTTACCACTTCTACAACGCCTTATGGATGGACCTAAAGGTCAATTACGGGGACTTATCCTTGCGCCGACGCGTGAATTAGCCGACCAAATTTGTGTTGCTATCAATAAACTCGGTGCTAAAACCGGTTTACGCTGCGCCACTATTTATGGGGGTAACGTCAAAAGTTACGCTGAACAATATCGGACCTTACGCGGCGGCATCGACATTGTCGTCGCTTGCCCAGGCCGTTTACTCGACCTACTACAAGGCGGAAAAACAAACAAAACCAAACGTGCGCAGGTTAATCTTAACCATATTGAGATAGTAGTCTTAGACGAAGCCGATCATATGTTTGATCTTGGATTCCGCGAGCCTATTTATGATATTTTAAAATATTTACCTAAGCAGCGCCAAAACTTGCTTTTTTCTGCCACAATGTCGTCCGATATCCGCTTATTAGCGGACAAGGTTTTGAATAATCCTGTTTCGATAAAAATTGGTGAGTCCGCTCCGGCTAATACCGTCACGCAAACACTGTATCCGGTTCCAGAGGCACTGAAAACCGATTTATTAGAAACCATTTTACTCAACAACAGTACGGTAGAGTCGGCCATTATTTTCACCCGCACTAAACAGCGGGCCAAACGCTTGGCAGAACATCTGACGCATCTTGGTTACAAAGCGACTTCCTTTCAAGGTAATTTATCGCAAAGTAAACGAAAGATTGCGCTCGGTAAATTTCGGCATGGAGAATTAAAATTCTTAGTGGCCACCGATATTGCCGCACGCGGAATTGATATCGATCATATCTCGCATGTAATTAACTTTGATATGCCAAATACCGCCATAGATTATACGCACCGTATTGGGCGTACCGGACGTGCCTCTAAATTAGGTGCTGCCTTTAGTTTGATTACTAATGGTGATAGACGTCAAATCCGTTCTATTGAACATCTACTTAAGAAACGTTTAGAAGAATGTATTATCCCTGAGTTTGATTATAAAGCAAAAGCCAAAGCGCCCGCTGAACTGACTAAAGCCGATCGACCCAGACAATTTTCCTATGCTCAGCAAAATTCAGCGCATAGAAAACCGAAATCGCGCTCACATCCAAAAAGCTTTGCGGGTAACCGAAGAAAAAAAGCAACTGATTAA
- the pdxS gene encoding pyridoxal 5'-phosphate synthase lyase subunit PdxS yields the protein MNFLDDSQRVKTGLAEMLKGGVIMDVTNVEQALIAEAAGACAVMALERVPADIRKMGGIARMASPRIIQEIMQAVSIPVMAKVRIGHFVEAQLLQSLCVDFIDESEVLSIADDECHIDKHAFEVPFVCGCRNLGEALRRIAEGAAMIRTKGEAGSGNILEAVRHMRAITREIKQLTILKKEELYAQAKILNAPLELILWVAEEGRLPVPHFSAGGVATPADAALLRQLGAESVFVGSGIFKSADPEKRACAIVQATTHFDNPDLLLNVSNDLAEGMSGFNLKSEEEISNLV from the coding sequence ATGAATTTTCTTGATGATTCGCAACGTGTCAAAACTGGACTTGCTGAAATGCTGAAAGGTGGCGTCATTATGGATGTCACTAATGTTGAACAAGCACTGATCGCCGAAGCCGCAGGTGCTTGTGCGGTCATGGCGCTAGAACGGGTGCCCGCTGACATTCGCAAAATGGGTGGCATCGCACGTATGGCCTCTCCTAGAATTATTCAAGAGATTATGCAAGCCGTCTCGATCCCGGTGATGGCAAAAGTACGTATTGGTCATTTTGTCGAAGCACAGCTATTACAATCATTATGTGTTGATTTTATCGACGAAAGCGAAGTACTCAGCATCGCCGATGACGAATGCCATATCGATAAACATGCCTTTGAAGTACCCTTTGTTTGTGGATGTCGCAATCTAGGTGAAGCCTTAAGACGGATTGCTGAAGGCGCCGCCATGATTCGTACTAAAGGAGAAGCCGGCTCAGGAAACATTCTCGAAGCGGTGCGTCACATGCGTGCAATCACACGTGAAATTAAACAACTGACTATTTTAAAAAAAGAAGAATTGTACGCTCAAGCGAAAATTTTAAATGCCCCTCTAGAATTAATACTCTGGGTTGCTGAGGAAGGTAGATTACCAGTGCCTCACTTTTCTGCGGGAGGTGTCGCGACGCCGGCCGATGCCGCTTTATTACGTCAACTGGGTGCAGAAAGTGTTTTTGTCGGTTCAGGAATTTTTAAATCAGCCGATCCTGAAAAACGTGCCTGTGCAATTGTTCAAGCCACGACACATTTTGATAATCCGGATCTTTTGCTCAATGTTTCAAATGATCTAGCAGAAGGAATGAGTGGCTTTAACCTGAAGTCAGAAGAAGAAATCAGCAATTTGGTTTAA
- the pdxT gene encoding pyridoxal 5'-phosphate synthase glutaminase subunit PdxT, giving the protein MHIGVLALQGGFQAHIDCLNKLGVFCSRVRDRRAMTTSDALIIPGGESSVLIKLLKQQQLWTSLIDYDKPILGICAGAILLAKTVLSPTQDSLGRISICATRNAYGRQLASQVVSGQCMVRDLAMEMVFIRAPKLTLLKNADIKVLAKYHDQIVAVQENNVIAASFHPELSQDNYLHRYFVQQVACSTAKS; this is encoded by the coding sequence ATGCATATTGGGGTTTTAGCTCTACAAGGCGGCTTTCAAGCACATATCGACTGTTTAAATAAGCTCGGTGTGTTTTGTTCACGGGTACGTGATCGCCGTGCAATGACTACCAGTGATGCATTAATTATACCGGGTGGAGAAAGCTCGGTATTGATCAAGTTGCTTAAACAACAGCAACTTTGGACCAGTCTTATAGATTATGACAAACCTATTTTAGGTATTTGCGCCGGAGCTATACTACTGGCTAAAACAGTATTATCGCCAACACAAGATAGCTTGGGTCGAATTAGTATTTGCGCGACTCGCAACGCCTACGGAAGGCAACTCGCATCGCAAGTGGTCAGCGGACAGTGCATGGTAAGAGATCTAGCAATGGAAATGGTTTTCATCCGCGCTCCTAAATTAACGCTCCTAAAAAACGCTGACATTAAAGTATTAGCAAAATATCATGATCAAATAGTTGCCGTACAAGAAAATAATGTTATCGCTGCTAGTTTTCACCCGGAACTAAGTCAAGATAATTATTTACATCGTTATTTTGTCCAGCAAGTAGCCTGCAGTACAGCAAAATCTTAA
- a CDS encoding SPFH domain-containing protein, which translates to MSLSLLLILIVPIAILLFKSFFTVSQQSVDLIERFGKYTRCAHAGLNFKIPFIERIAGAISLRIYPLDVTLDTKTQDNVIVKIQVSVQYRIKEDRVYDAFYKLENAREQITAYVLDLVRAEVPTMSLDAVFEKKDSIANAVKNELTGTMQEFGYEIVKALVTNIDPDEKVKHAMNEINEQQRLQVAAQAKGEAEKILKVKQAEAEAESKRLQGEGIANQRKAIICGLQQSVGEFQKAIPGVTAADTMNLALITQYFDTLKEIGANSKSTTILLPHSPGGLKEIAAQLQESIITGNLVANAENSE; encoded by the coding sequence ATGTCCCTATCATTGCTACTCATTCTCATCGTACCGATTGCAATCTTGCTATTTAAGAGCTTTTTCACCGTCAGTCAACAATCTGTTGATCTGATTGAACGTTTTGGGAAATATACACGTTGTGCGCATGCCGGTTTAAATTTCAAAATTCCTTTCATCGAACGCATAGCCGGTGCAATTTCGCTGAGAATCTATCCTTTAGATGTTACCTTAGATACCAAAACTCAAGACAATGTGATCGTCAAAATTCAGGTTTCTGTTCAATACCGAATTAAAGAAGACCGCGTCTATGATGCGTTCTATAAACTAGAAAATGCCAGAGAACAAATCACCGCTTATGTTTTGGATTTGGTACGTGCTGAAGTTCCAACCATGAGTTTAGATGCAGTCTTCGAAAAGAAAGATAGTATCGCAAATGCCGTAAAAAATGAATTAACTGGCACCATGCAAGAATTTGGTTATGAAATTGTGAAAGCGTTGGTCACCAATATTGATCCCGATGAAAAAGTGAAACATGCCATGAATGAAATCAATGAACAGCAACGTTTACAAGTCGCTGCACAAGCTAAAGGAGAAGCAGAAAAGATTTTGAAAGTTAAACAAGCCGAAGCTGAAGCGGAAAGTAAGCGTTTACAAGGTGAGGGGATTGCTAATCAACGTAAAGCGATTATTTGTGGTTTACAACAATCTGTCGGTGAGTTTCAAAAAGCTATTCCGGGAGTGACAGCAGCCGATACCATGAATTTGGCGTTGATTACACAATATTTTGATACACTGAAAGAAATTGGTGCTAACAGTAAAAGCACGACTATCTTGTTACCGCATTCGCCTGGCGGCTTAAAAGAAATTGCTGCGCAACTTCAAGAAAGTATTATTACCGGAAATCTAGTCGCAAACGCTGAAAATTCGGAATAA
- a CDS encoding tyrosine-type recombinase/integrase encodes MSLISPTPLFDSLKFIDPKNSLKHFPVLTHDKPYAGQDYSQALQFLYSYRGSEATFNAYRREIERLLQWSWFVLGKSIKELRRDDFESFIEFCQQPPKHWIGVKTIARYFTHQGQRTPHPDWRPFVATINKMASQQGIMPDIKKYALSQKALQAIFAVCGSFYNYLIQEDYIHFNPVAQIRQKSKFIRQQKSNHQVRRLSELQWSYVIETAEMLFAQKPDLHNRTLFIMKALYGMYLRISELAASARWEPQMGHFQKDADGNWWFLTVGKGNKERLISVSDDMLNALKRYRESLGLMSLPSRGETTPLISKAHGQAAIHSTRQIRCIVQTCFDEAFARMVKDGLKDEAIELKTATVHWLRHTGISEDVKHRPREHVRDDAGHSSSAITDQYIDVEMRARHASAKKKKLDPLA; translated from the coding sequence ATGTCACTTATTTCTCCGACTCCTTTATTTGATAGTTTAAAATTTATCGATCCAAAAAATAGTCTTAAACATTTTCCGGTGTTGACACATGATAAGCCTTATGCCGGCCAAGATTATTCTCAAGCCTTACAGTTTCTATATAGTTATCGTGGCAGCGAGGCCACATTTAATGCGTATCGACGTGAAATTGAACGTTTACTACAATGGAGCTGGTTTGTTTTAGGAAAATCGATTAAAGAATTGCGCCGCGACGACTTTGAATCCTTTATAGAATTCTGTCAACAACCTCCTAAACATTGGATCGGCGTTAAAACCATAGCCCGTTATTTCACACATCAAGGCCAGAGAACTCCGCACCCTGATTGGCGACCCTTTGTCGCTACCATTAATAAAATGGCCAGTCAGCAAGGCATCATGCCGGATATAAAAAAATATGCCTTATCCCAAAAAGCCTTACAAGCAATTTTTGCAGTATGCGGAAGTTTTTATAATTATCTGATTCAAGAAGACTATATTCATTTCAATCCAGTCGCACAGATTCGACAAAAAAGTAAATTCATACGACAACAAAAAAGTAATCATCAAGTACGTCGCTTAAGTGAATTACAATGGTCCTATGTGATAGAAACCGCAGAAATGCTCTTTGCACAAAAACCGGATCTGCATAATAGAACCTTATTTATTATGAAAGCTTTGTATGGCATGTATCTACGGATTTCTGAACTCGCCGCTAGCGCACGCTGGGAACCGCAGATGGGTCATTTTCAAAAAGATGCCGATGGTAATTGGTGGTTTTTAACGGTCGGCAAAGGAAATAAAGAACGTTTAATTAGCGTCAGCGACGATATGTTAAATGCATTAAAACGTTACCGTGAAAGTTTAGGCCTGATGAGTTTACCAAGCCGCGGTGAAACCACGCCTTTAATTAGTAAAGCCCATGGTCAAGCTGCAATACATAGTACTCGACAAATTCGCTGTATCGTCCAAACTTGTTTTGATGAAGCTTTTGCGCGTATGGTTAAAGACGGTCTCAAAGACGAAGCAATAGAATTAAAAACCGCAACTGTACATTGGTTACGTCACACGGGGATTTCCGAAGATGTCAAACATCGCCCTCGTGAACATGTACGTGATGATGCGGGTCATAGCTCTAGTGCGATTACTGATCAATATATCGATGTCGAAATGCGTGCGCGCCATGCGTCCGCTAAGAAGAAAAAATTAGATCCTCTCGCTTGA
- the hemF gene encoding oxygen-dependent coproporphyrinogen oxidase: MNYDVIIPTIKDYLLALQTKICLSLENEEQQEKFLIDDWIRNEGGGGKTCVLSEGAVIERGAVNFSHVFGEALPPSASQRHPALTAAAFQATGISLVLHPRNPYVPTVHMNLRFITVSDTDQQAAQWWFGGGFDLTPYYPFLEDCRHWHLIAKQSCDPFGLELYPQYKKNCDDYFYLKHRQEARGIGGLFFDDLNQWDFKQCFEFIKSVGDHFLLAYLPILKLRKDTAYGERERQFQAYRRSRYVEFNLIYDRGTLFGLQSGGRVESILTSLPPQATWQYNWQPEPGSNEAKLTEKFLAARDWLA; the protein is encoded by the coding sequence ATGAATTATGACGTAATTATTCCGACTATCAAAGATTATTTACTCGCATTGCAAACTAAAATTTGTTTGAGTTTAGAAAATGAAGAGCAACAAGAAAAATTTTTGATTGATGATTGGATACGTAACGAAGGTGGGGGCGGAAAAACCTGTGTTTTGAGTGAAGGAGCGGTGATCGAACGCGGCGCTGTTAATTTTTCGCATGTCTTTGGTGAGGCTTTACCTCCTAGTGCCAGCCAACGTCATCCTGCTCTAACAGCTGCTGCATTTCAAGCAACCGGAATTTCTCTAGTTCTCCATCCACGCAATCCTTATGTGCCCACCGTACATATGAATTTGCGATTTATTACAGTGTCAGACACTGATCAGCAAGCTGCACAATGGTGGTTTGGCGGTGGTTTTGATTTGACACCGTATTATCCCTTTTTAGAAGATTGTCGCCATTGGCATCTTATTGCTAAACAAAGCTGTGATCCCTTTGGTTTAGAACTTTACCCGCAATACAAAAAAAATTGTGATGATTATTTTTATTTAAAGCATCGGCAAGAGGCACGCGGTATTGGTGGACTATTTTTTGATGATCTCAATCAATGGGATTTTAAGCAATGTTTTGAGTTTATTAAAAGTGTCGGTGATCATTTTTTATTAGCCTATCTTCCGATACTCAAACTGCGTAAAGACACTGCTTATGGCGAGCGCGAACGTCAATTTCAAGCATATCGACGCAGTCGCTATGTAGAGTTTAATCTGATTTATGATCGCGGGACTTTATTTGGTTTACAAAGTGGCGGGCGTGTAGAATCAATATTGACCTCATTGCCGCCTCAAGCGACTTGGCAATATAATTGGCAGCCCGAGCCTGGCTCTAATGAAGCGAAATTAACTGAAAAATTTTTGGCCGCTAGAGATTGGCTGGCGTGA
- the hemJ gene encoding protoporphyrinogen oxidase HemJ: MPWIKALHIIAMVAWFAGLFYLPRLFVYHADAKDRISIERFKIMEHRLYYYIMVPAALLTLLFGLILFSYSVNYYASATWMQLKLALVAILILFHLYCGKCLRDFKLENNQHSSLFYRWLNEFPTLLLIAIVIVAEVHPFGL; encoded by the coding sequence ATGCCTTGGATTAAAGCATTGCATATTATCGCCATGGTTGCTTGGTTTGCTGGTTTATTTTATTTACCGCGCTTATTTGTTTACCATGCTGATGCCAAAGATAGGATCAGTATTGAACGCTTTAAGATTATGGAACATCGTCTTTACTATTATATTATGGTACCAGCGGCTTTATTAACTCTTTTATTTGGATTAATTTTATTTAGCTATTCCGTTAACTATTATGCTAGCGCGACTTGGATGCAACTAAAATTAGCTTTAGTGGCCATATTAATCCTATTTCACCTCTATTGTGGAAAATGCTTACGCGATTTTAAGCTTGAAAATAATCAACACTCCAGCCTTTTTTATCGTTGGCTGAATGAGTTTCCCACCTTATTGCTGATTGCCATCGTCATCGTCGCTGAGGTACACCCTTTTGGTTTATAA
- a CDS encoding rubredoxin, with translation MTADAKVFRKYMCLLCGYVYDEEKGWEEDGILPGTRWEDVPLTWRCPECGAMKEDFEMVEL, from the coding sequence ATGACAGCAGACGCAAAAGTTTTTAGAAAATATATGTGTTTACTTTGTGGTTACGTTTATGATGAGGAGAAAGGTTGGGAAGAAGATGGTATTCTACCTGGAACCCGTTGGGAGGATGTCCCTCTAACCTGGCGTTGTCCTGAATGTGGTGCGATGAAAGAAGATTTTGAGATGGTAGAGTTATAA
- the ftsY gene encoding signal recognition particle-docking protein FtsY — protein MFKFLKRKEPQPDVPNQELSNKNSFFNRIKNSLQKTRQQLTENLANLVLGKKKVDTALIEELEDLLLTADVGPTVTQEIIQHLTLKLARNQLADGQAVWDVLQQQLGELLQPCEQKLVINSAHKPTVILVVGVNGVGKTTSIGKLAHYLQKQGKQVMLAAGDTFRAAATEQLTIWAERNHIPIVAQHQGADSASVIYDAFQAAQARNIDVLIADTAGRLHTKHNLMQELQKVKKVISKLDATAPHEIMLILDAGTGQNALLQAEAFNEAISLTSLMLTKLDGTAKGGVIFAIAKKLALPIRFVGLGEGIDDLQVFSAQEFVRALFTVEK, from the coding sequence ATGTTTAAATTTTTAAAACGCAAAGAACCTCAACCCGACGTTCCTAATCAAGAACTTAGCAATAAAAATAGTTTTTTTAATCGCATAAAAAATAGTTTACAGAAAACGCGTCAGCAACTCACCGAAAATCTTGCCAATTTAGTATTAGGTAAAAAAAAGGTTGATACCGCATTAATTGAGGAACTTGAGGATTTACTGTTAACAGCGGATGTCGGGCCCACGGTGACACAAGAAATTATTCAGCATTTAACGTTGAAGCTGGCTCGTAATCAATTAGCAGATGGTCAGGCGGTATGGGATGTATTGCAACAACAATTAGGTGAATTACTGCAACCCTGTGAACAGAAATTAGTGATTAATTCTGCACATAAACCGACTGTTATATTAGTGGTAGGAGTTAATGGTGTTGGTAAAACAACGAGTATTGGCAAACTAGCTCATTACTTGCAGAAGCAAGGGAAGCAAGTGATGTTAGCCGCAGGTGATACGTTTCGTGCAGCAGCCACTGAACAATTAACGATTTGGGCTGAGCGCAATCATATCCCGATTGTTGCTCAACATCAGGGTGCGGATAGCGCTTCAGTTATTTATGATGCTTTTCAAGCGGCGCAAGCGAGAAATATAGATGTGTTAATTGCCGATACCGCCGGACGTTTGCATACCAAACATAATTTAATGCAAGAATTACAAAAAGTTAAAAAAGTCATTAGTAAATTAGATGCAACAGCACCACACGAAATTATGTTAATACTGGATGCGGGCACCGGTCAAAATGCGTTATTGCAAGCTGAAGCTTTTAATGAGGCAATATCTTTAACCAGTTTGATGCTAACTAAATTAGATGGTACCGCCAAAGGAGGAGTGATTTTTGCCATCGCAAAAAAATTAGCGTTGCCGATCCGCTTTGTTGGTTTGGGTGAAGGTATTGATGATCTACAGGTTTTTTCGGCACAGGAATTCGTTCGCGCTTTATTTACAGTTGAAAAATAA
- the rsmD gene encoding 16S rRNA (guanine(966)-N(2))-methyltransferase RsmD, translating into MKKGEVKIIGGQWRGRKLHFPATPDLRPTPNRIRETLFNWLTPYLADAHCLDLFAGSGALGFEALSRHAKSVCFIEQSKLLVSYLKTQLKQLNAENRAQVYQAQFPFLATQLFKPKKPLFNIVFLDPPFHQDILGPACVWIAKEGLLAPESLVYIESEANIKKLLLPENWEIQHCKTAGQVQYALIKSTP; encoded by the coding sequence ATGAAAAAAGGTGAAGTAAAGATCATTGGTGGGCAATGGCGCGGCAGAAAACTGCATTTCCCTGCTACACCGGATTTACGTCCAACACCGAATCGCATCCGAGAAACTTTATTTAATTGGCTAACTCCCTATCTGGCCGATGCTCATTGTTTAGATTTATTCGCAGGTAGCGGTGCTTTAGGGTTTGAAGCACTGTCACGTCACGCTAAATCAGTTTGCTTTATTGAACAATCCAAGCTATTAGTCTCCTATTTAAAAACCCAGCTTAAACAGCTAAACGCTGAAAATCGCGCTCAGGTTTATCAGGCGCAATTTCCTTTTCTAGCAACACAATTATTCAAACCAAAAAAGCCTCTATTTAATATTGTCTTTTTGGATCCGCCTTTTCATCAAGATATACTAGGTCCTGCCTGCGTGTGGATAGCCAAAGAGGGCTTATTAGCACCTGAAAGTTTGGTTTATATTGAAAGCGAAGCGAACATTAAAAAGCTTTTGTTACCCGAAAATTGGGAGATTCAGCACTGTAAAACAGCCGGCCAGGTACAATATGCTTTAATTAAATCGACCCCATAA
- the dotD gene encoding type IVB secretion system lipoprotein DotD, translated as MKKITVALFVSLLSGCASQNLPNSITPSLNGSDDASVKLAEAARSVSQSLNELKELEKASSPPISKPLPYPSSSGLEKTIASVDWSGPVEPLLQRIAKLANYHLEIIGKLPAVPVLVTISSQNTPLNYIIRNANLQAGKKANIIVYPGIKTIELRYAKY; from the coding sequence ATGAAAAAAATAACAGTCGCGCTTTTTGTGAGTCTACTATCCGGATGTGCTTCACAAAATTTACCTAACTCCATTACCCCTTCACTTAATGGCTCAGATGATGCCTCGGTTAAGCTAGCTGAAGCAGCACGTTCGGTGAGTCAATCATTAAATGAATTAAAAGAATTAGAAAAAGCGTCTAGTCCTCCGATTAGCAAACCATTGCCCTATCCTAGCTCTTCTGGATTAGAAAAAACGATTGCTTCGGTCGATTGGTCAGGTCCTGTAGAACCGCTATTACAGCGTATCGCCAAGCTTGCCAACTACCATTTAGAAATCATTGGAAAACTTCCAGCGGTTCCTGTTTTAGTGACTATTTCCTCACAAAATACACCACTAAATTATATCATCCGTAACGCCAATCTTCAGGCAGGAAAAAAAGCCAATATTATTGTCTATCCCGGTATTAAGACTATAGAACTACGTTATGCTAAATATTAA
- a CDS encoding type IV secretory system conjugative DNA transfer family protein produces MSNRNVFKIPEDCELSGNTDKNSSAKSSYSPQWRFCQGAVKISNRNVFKIPEDCELSGNTDKNSSAKSIRLLAGLSLCALLSACSTIQPNYKTVGSLDNLAQLQDLHAQVTKDKKQMTALRSQALQDIAMSIGAQAGLAWRSEHINQVLSKNSSQLDRIFNFNLILLDHNVIPPVLVQGNNSLKLSDGQTLRIDDRTYQIISQARFTTAPPQWRNYIWMDYQHPELPLPAFLPKTPEERVIWKKYATLGWQDGINQANAIFSDNLARLTRDYTGMALYQNLLLKGMVSKPFVAHTDLGVTGDSSDLHINDQILRITSLPKLQINPGRWKSIVTHDDDDSTSTSR; encoded by the coding sequence ATGAGTAACCGGAATGTATTCAAGATACCTGAGGATTGCGAATTGAGCGGCAACACAGACAAAAATTCCAGTGCAAAGAGTAGTTACTCGCCGCAATGGCGTTTTTGTCAAGGCGCTGTGAAAATAAGCAACCGGAATGTATTCAAGATACCTGAGGATTGCGAATTGAGCGGCAACACAGACAAAAATTCCAGTGCAAAGAGTATACGTTTATTAGCTGGTTTAAGCCTATGTGCACTACTCAGCGCCTGCAGCACTATCCAACCTAATTATAAAACCGTTGGTAGTTTAGATAATTTAGCACAATTACAAGATTTACATGCCCAGGTCACAAAAGATAAGAAGCAGATGACTGCCTTGCGTTCGCAGGCCTTACAAGATATTGCGATGAGTATAGGTGCGCAAGCGGGTTTAGCTTGGCGCTCTGAACATATTAATCAAGTATTAAGCAAAAATTCATCACAATTAGATCGTATTTTTAATTTTAATTTAATTTTACTCGACCACAATGTCATCCCTCCTGTACTCGTACAAGGAAATAATTCGCTTAAGCTTTCCGATGGTCAAACTTTACGTATCGACGATCGTACTTACCAAATTATTAGTCAAGCGCGTTTCACCACCGCACCACCTCAATGGCGTAATTATATATGGATGGATTACCAACATCCCGAATTACCTTTACCTGCTTTTTTACCAAAAACACCCGAAGAACGGGTAATCTGGAAAAAATATGCCACACTGGGCTGGCAGGATGGTATTAATCAAGCCAATGCTATTTTTAGTGATAACTTAGCGCGTTTAACACGTGATTACACCGGAATGGCTTTATATCAAAATTTACTATTGAAAGGTATGGTCAGCAAACCTTTTGTTGCACATACTGATCTCGGCGTTACCGGTGATAGTTCCGATTTACACATTAACGATCAAATATTGCGTATCACTTCGTTACCAAAATTACAAATTAATCCGGGTCGATGGAAATCTATCGTAACGCATGATGATGATGACAGCACATCTACTTCCCGATGA